A window of Candidatus Peribacteraceae bacterium genomic DNA:
GAGGGAGTAGTGAATTGATATTCACTGAGGGAGGGGGGGGAGCCGCGCTCGGGGGAGCCATTCAACGTGAGGATGTTATCCATAAAGATATAGGCTCCCAGGTTTTGTGCGAGCATGCGCGCGTCCGCACCGGTGAAACGGTCGTTCCCCTTACCCTCCTGCTCCATCCTGGCGAGCATGCCGAAGATCTTGAATTTGGAATTGAACCCCACGTAGGCGTTCTTCCAGCCTTCCGGCGTCACCTTCTGGCGTTCACCGGAGATGACCTTGGCCATGTTGCTCATTTCCTTGTAGTCCATTTGTGTGACCAGGAAGGGGATATCCTCGTGGTCAATGCCTTCGGCGGAACGCGCGGAGCCTTTGCTCAAACGTGCGCGGACCGATTCCTCACGGGACACTTCAAAGTGAAGCCACAAGGTGGTTTTGATGCCGGGCTTATACGGCGCATCGGGATTGTCAGACGTTCCCTTTTCCCGAAGTTTTTTTGCTATGCGGCCGATCTCCGGGAGCGTGTTGTTCTTCTGGTAAAAATAATCAATGAAAGGGAACGTATTGATGATGCCGCCATGCTGGCCCGCCAGAGCGCGCAGGCGTTCGATGGAGAGGATTCCTTCAGAGACGCCCTGTACGAGGTAGTACATCTTCTGTTCCATGCTCATCTTCCCGTTCTTGATGCAGTATTCGAGGAGCTGTTCATACAGGTGCGGCTTTACGTCTTCCGGGAAAGGGGGATGTTTGGGGTCGGCTTTCCACAGAATGTACAGCTTCAGCTGCTTCTCCAGGTTTCCTGCCAATCCGTTTTGGACGTTGCTGAACTGGTCCACGATGGGGATGTACTTCTTCTTGTGAGATTCCGTGTTGGAGTCGTTGGCATTGCGCCAGTTGTAGTAGAGCTCTTTGTCGTTCCAGATCTTGGATATCATGCGGCGCAACCACACGTCGCGAAGGATGTCGTCCCGCGAACACGCCTCTTTGAGCATCTCGTATCCGGAGAACTTCATGAGTGTTCTCCAAGCGTTTTCGTCATCCCAATTCATTTCCCCGCGTTCGGTGAGCAGCTCAAAGATCCCCTTTGCCTGGTCCTTGTTCTGGGTGCTGCCGAGGATATCGAGGAGCCGGTGGCTGTCCTCGTTCTTCAGTGCGTCCTTCCATTTGCCCACCGATTCCACTTCCGCACCGGAGTAGCGGCGGATGTGATACCCCTTGAGGCGTTCCAGATAGCGAGGCCCCACGATGGGGATGCCTTTCATGTGGTAGGTGGCTTCGTGCACTAGGTTGCCGAAATCCTGCAGGAGGCGCTGCTGGTTGCGGCCCCAGATGGTCTTCACATCTTCAACCGAATCCTTCCAGAATTTGTGGAGATCGAGGAGACTCATGAAGCGTATGCGGCCCCAGAAACCCGCATGTTTCTTGGGGGATGCCATGGACGATTTCTCCAGCATTTCGCTGTCCGCAGCCTTGACCTGTTTAATGACACTATCAACCTCATCCTTGAACGCATGCAATGCCCTGATGAAACGCTCATCCTTCTCCGGTTCGGGAATAGCGGGGTTCTTTCCGAGCAGCGTGATGCGGGCTTGTTCGTAGAGTTCTCTGAATTCCCGATGACGTTGCTGCAGGATGGGAACGATATCCGCGAAATCCGGATTTGTACCGTACGCATTGATGAAGGAACCGATCACCTGCAACATGCGCTCGATATCTACGAGCATCTGCTTCAGGTTGGGAGGTTCGGAATCCCTGGCGCTCTCGAATGTCTGTTCGATGTCCGTCTGCTCCACCTCCTCACCGTCTACCTCATCCACACCCACACCGGAAGCGCCCTGGAACATTTTCAGTTCCAGACCGCCTTCGATGTTCATGGGGGTGGGGAGCGTTCCCGGCTCCAATTCACTCTCGATCATTTGGAATGCCTCACGCTCAATGCGTTCCTCTTCAAGTGCTTTGGCGCCAAGGGGGTGGCGGTCTTGCGCCCACAGGGCGTATCGCGTGAGCAGTTCGTCCATCAATGCGTCTTGACGCAGTTTCTTGGCATACCGGGCGGCCGCGCGTTCATCGTTGGGGAAACTGCGTCCCGCTGCGGTTCGGATTGTCTCTTCCTGCTGTGCGATACCGTAGTGCTGCGCCAGGCGTTCCAGGAGTTCCGTAAATGACTTTTGTTTACGTGCAGCGCTCTGCTCCAATTTGCCGTAGGCATCGGCGAGGAGGAAGGGGAACACTTGGGCGCGGCGCGTGAGAATATCCACAATCGCATGTGCGCTCTCGTGCCGCCATACGTGCTTGCGCTCCGTCTCCATGATGCCCTTGCGGACGTACACCGTCCCGTGGGAGCGGTCGTAGTAACCGTTTCCCCACTCCGCGGGGAATCCGCTCGCTTCCACCATCTTCTCTTCCGACACTTCCCGCAGCATTTGCTTGGCCTGTTCCAATCGCACCAGCTCCCGTTCCGCGCGGCGGATGTATTCCCGGGGGTTCCCTTCCGCGCCGCTCGCGGCACCCAGCAGATGGCTTTCTGTTTCCGTTTTCTTGCAGGCAAGGAGTTCGGGGAGGTTCAATGCATCGCTGATGGGATGGTCTTTAACGGCGGAGAGGAGCTCCGGAATGACGGCCTCCAAGCGCCTGCGCATGCCGCGTTGGATTTCGGCGACTTGCTCTCCCGTGTACGGCGCCTTTTGCTGCGATTCCATGGACGCCCTGCGCTCTTCTTCCATGGAAGAAGCGAGCGTTTGGTCCCTCTGTTCCAGGGTAGTGAGCAGGGTAGTGACCAGGTGTCCGCGTTCAAGGTAGAGGCGTTCCACTTTCCAGTGTTCCGCATGGGAATCGCGTAGGCGGATGAGGGCGTCCTTCTCGCCCTTCGTCTCCGCATAGGGGCGGAGAAGGCCGCGGATGGCCTGAAGGTCTTCCATGCCGTCCTCCCCCAGGAATTGCACTGCAAAACGTTCCAGATCTTCCCGTTCCCGCCCTTGCAGGCTCAAGAGCGCGTCAATCTTGGATCCCGTCCGGTGCGCCCACGTCAGTTCGGGCGTTTCCGCCGGGTGTTCCGCGGTTGTTTCCGCAGAGTGCTGCTTCTTGCGGGGGGGGACGGCTTGTTCCTTCTCCCACAAGCGGAACTTCTGCAGCGCGCTCGGCACGGTGATGCCGAGGAACTCCTCCGTTTCTGTTACGGCGGGAAGGTTCCGTATGTCGTCGATCTCCACGGCCCGCCTGGCGAATTCGTCCAGTATGGTGATGCCGGATGTGCCGTACTTCTCGCGGGCGCGGCGTTCCGCCTCTTTGCCCATCTCTTCACCCGTCCGCTCGTTCTCCGAAAGGCCGAGTGTTTCCACGAATCCCTCCCACTCCTTGTCCAGTTGCAGTGCGGCGTCTTCCGCCTTTGTGACCAATTGGCCACGCAGGTGCTCCTGGAGCGTATCCAAGCTCTCCGTGAGTATCCCGTAGTAACGCGTATGCCAGGGGCCTTCCTCTTCCTGTTCCGGGCGCCCGCGCAGTTCGTACGTCTTCCGCTTGTAGTGTTCGTCCAGAGCCTCGATGACCATATGCACCAATTGTTCACGGTCTTTCCGCTGCGCACGCGGGGCGTCGGGAGGGAGGGGAGTGAGCCCAAGCTTCTCCTCCACCAGGGCTCGGTCCACGGTCATGCCTTCCACTGCCTGTGCAAATCGCTCGATGGGAAGGGTGCCCTGCGGGATTTGGAATACGCGCTTCATGCGGTCTTCCACTAGATGGACGTGCTCATCGTAGCGTTCGATCTTCTTCTGCACGGCTTGCGCGAGGTCGAGCGTCGTCTCCGGCGCGCCGAGGAGTTCCCGCACCAGGTCCTGGCGATCCGTGGCCGTCCAGGTTTCCGGTGTGTTGGGTGTTTGCGATTGCAGCAGGGTGCCGCGGCGCTCCGCCAGGCCGATCATCTTGCGTTCAAGATCCGCGTTCGATTCCATTGCGAGCGTGGCCAGCAGGGGGCCGTTCTCGAGGATGGCTTTCTCCATGCCCAGCGAAAGCTGGGGGACGGCGACTTGGCTGCGCAGGCGCATGGAAGCCGCTATCTCCTCAATCTTCCTGCTCCCATCATCCCCGTTCTTGGGAAGCAATCCTTGCCTCTCCAGGTCCTTCCTCTTGCGTTCGTCATCCGCAAACCGCAGCTCCCGCTTCTCCCGCTCGGGGGAGCCGAAGACCTGCGTGCCGACGATGGTGACGTAGCGCGTCATCGTCAGAGCTTGAAGATGCGGATGAGATAGTCGAGGAGGCGTTCCTTCTGGTTTTTGCGTTCACGCAAGAACGGCGACAGGGTGTTGCGGATGAGTACCGGGTCCACGGAGCCGGTCTGAATGACCGTCTCGCGGTTCCATCCCGCTTTGCGGAGGATGCGGAGTTCGGTATGCGTGGGCAGGCGCACGAGCCAAAAGTCCGCGCAGTCCTTCCATTCCGTGAACGTGTCATCGTACTGGAAGCCGTGTTCGTCCATGCCGATGCGGTGGAGTGCGGGACGGGCATTGCGGAGGAGAAAGTAGATGCCGCCGAGGAGGACGACGGCCAGGGTGAAGCTCCAGGTATGGGTCAGGATCCCGTACGTTGCGCCTACCATCACGAGGATTCCCGCGATGAGGTACCACCGGGCGGAACGTTGGGGAGAGGGCAGGGAGGGGGCCTCCCATGCCAGGAGCGGTGTGGGAAGAGTTTGTGTGTTCAAATCCTATAATTCTAGCAGAAAAACCGACTTTTTTCTTACCCAAAAAGTTGCATATTCACACAAATATTGTATACATTAAACCTTTTCTCAAATCGTCAATAGCGCTTTCAAAACATCGTAGGAAAGACGAATGAAAATCCGCTTTGGGGAAATGAAAATGGACGTAGTTCAAGGACACGCCAAAGGGTTCGGGAGGTGGTATCACGATTGATACACACCCCCCGATTGTGGTCTTTCGCCTTGCGGCTACCCATCACATCCTTGATTACGACTGGTACGCTTCGACCGCAGCGCGAACGGAGAAGCGATCCTTCTCCTTTTCGTCCTCGCTGAGCTGTGCGTAGGGCGGCTTCTGGTGTTCGGACGCATCCGCGCCATTCCGTTCGAGCCACTTCTCGTGGGCGACCGCCGAGGCGGCTTCCACGAAGTTGGAGTCGAGCGGCTGGCTGGCGGCGACCGCGTTGAGGAGATAATCCACGACAACCTCAGCATTCGCCTTGTTCTCAGCTTGCCAGTCGGTCGGCAGATCGGCGTAGGCCAGTGCGGAGATGTCCACCTCTCCAATGCCACGGGCGTGAAACGCCGGATCCTTGGTCTCCTTGATCCGGGGCTTCCCCGGATTCTTGGCCAAGTAATCGGCCCTCCACCGCTCGTGCGACTTGGAGGCGACCATTGTCACCAGTTCGTCACGCGTCTTCATGGGAACTCCTTTGCCGCAGCGCGGCGAATAGGAACTGTGCTCCGCTCACTGTGAGTACCACCGACGCAAGGTGGCGCTGGTCGTCCAAAGGTATGGACGCGGAGAAAGCCAGCAGGGGAAACTACAGGCTGGAAATGGCCTTGATCAGCCGCTTCAAGCCTGTAGCTTGCATTTATAGGGTGTGATGATTGAAAAGAACACGCGCCATCGTGAAAGATGGCTCATTATTAAGATAACACTCAATTATATAACAGTCAATGTCCTGCGCAGCTTTGTAGGAGCAGGCAAAATTTCGCGGTGGGAGCAATGTGATTTTGGATGGCGTGCCACGCGAAGCTTCTCCGCAGAGGAGCATCCTCATTGGTGGACGAAGCTTGATGATGTTTGAAAGGCAGATGGACAGTAAGCCTTCGAACGTAATGGCCTGCCAACCGTAGACGCAGCGATCCAATAGCACGAAAACCCGCTTTCGACCTCGGGACAACGGTTGGTAACATCCGCTGCGCGAAGGTTGGTGGGCAATACTGGATTCGAACCAGTGACCTCCACAATGTCAATGTGGCGCTCTAACCAGCTGAGCTAATTGCCCGTGATGTAAAAGAGAAGTTCCTTCGATGCTCTCATAGCTTCCAAAGCGAAGCTGGAAGCTGCCTGCCCGCCGTAGTCCCGCAAGGCGGGACGAAGGTGGGAGCTAATTGCCCTGGAGCCGACATACGGTACCAATACTCCAAGAAGTTGGGAAGGAGTAAGCTGAAGGACTATGTTCCAAACCCTCCTCGACTTCCTCTTTCCCCGCCGCTCCCTCACCGGAACGGAAGGGGAGTGGATCACGGAAGAAGAACGGGCGCAGCTGAAGGCCGATCCCGTGGTCCTCGAAACGGAGCAGTTGCGGCGGCAGGGGTTCCTCTCCCTCGACCGCCTGGTGGCCGCCGCCGATTACCGAAAAGTTCCCCTGGTGCGGAAGGCGGTCCACACACTCAAGTACCGCGGGACGCGCGCCATGGTGCAGGAACTTTCCGCGTTTCTCGCGTCCGTGTCGGACCGGTTTTCCCTTCGGCAGCATCCTCACATCACTCCCGTCCCTCTCCATTGGTCGCGCCGTTTTAGGAGAGGATTCAACCAGGCGGAACTCCTGGCGCGCTGCGTCGCGGAAAAGCTCGGCCTCACGTTCAGCGATCTTCTTCAGCGCAAGCGCGCGACCGGCTCGCAGGTGGGGCGGAGCAGGGGGGATAGGCTGGGCGCGATGGAGAATGCCTTCCGGGTGCGAAGAGGGGGACCGGTGCCCCCGTCCGTCATTCTGGTTGATGATATCTGCACCACGGGGGCCACCATGGATGCGTGCGCAAAAGCGCTGAAGGAAGCGGGTGCGTCGTTCGTGGAGGGGTGGGTGGTGGCGAAGGATTGATGGCTAGTTCTACCACCTCCTCATTCCACTATCAGCGCAACCCAATAACGATGTGGATAACTTTTTAGTTTTCCACCAAGGCTGTAGCATCCCGATCCATGACCTTGTTCATCTCCGCCGTCGCATTCCTCATCCTCCTCTCCGTCCTCGTCATCATTCACGAGCTCGGGCACTTCTTCGCCGCGAAGGAAGCGGGCGTGGTTGTGGAAGAATTCGGCTTCGGGCTGCCGCCGAAGGCCATGCACCTCTTCGTGTGGAAGGGGACGAAATTCACGCTCAACTGGATCCCGTTCGGGGGGTTCGTGCGGCTCAAGGGGGAGAATTTGGAGAGGGAATCGGACCGGCATGTGCGGGGGAGTTTTTCGGCGGCGTCCATCCCCGCGCGCATCGTCATCCTCACGGCGGGCGTGGCCATGAACTTCCTCTTCGCCATGCTCCTCTTCACCATCGGGTTCTCGGTGGGGAGGTGGATCCCCACGTACCTGGATTACGAAGGCCTGCAGGCCGCGGCGGCGCGGGGGGAGGTGCACATGGTGCCGGCCGTGCTCATTGATGAATTGGTGCCCGAAGGAACAGCCCAGGCCGCCGGGGTGTCCGTCCCCAGCATCCTCACGCACGTCAACGGCCAGCCGATCACCTCGCCCGGCGAAGTGTCCGCCATCCAGAAGGGGAGGAGGGAAGTGACGTACACGCTCCTCGCGGGCGAGGCGCTGGACCAGGAGCAGACCATCACGCTTCCCATAGGGGAGGATGGCATCACCGGGGTCATGCTCCGTCCGTTCCCGCGGGAGCTTTCCGCCCCCATCCGCTCGCCGCTCTCCGCCGCCTACTACTCCCTCCGTGAGGCGCACATCATGACGGTGCAGACCATCCTGGGCATGAAGCAACTGGTGGTCTCCCTCTTCTCCCGCGGCAGCGTGCCCGAAGGAGTCACGGGAATCGTGGGGATCGCGGAACTCACGCATATGTCGGTCCAGGACGGTTTCATGACGTACCTGCGCCTCGTCGCCATCCTCAGCTTGAGCCTGGCCGTGCTCAATATCCTGCCGCTCCCGGCGCTCGACGGCGGCCGCCTGGTGTTCGTCCTCGCGGAACTCATCCGGCGCAGGCCGGCGAACCGCAAGTTCGAGGTCACCACGAACCTGGTGGGCTTCCTGGTCCTCATCGGCCTCATCCTCATCATCACGTACAACGACATCATCAAGCTCTTCTGAATCCTCCTGTGCCCATCGCAGCCCCTCCTGCACCGGCTTCTGCCGTCGACCCCGCGCTTCGAGAACTGTGGGTGGCTATCCTCAAGAAATTTTCCTCCCAGCTCCAGCGCAGCCAGTTCATCACCTGGTTCAAGGACACCGCCGTTCTGGGGTATGAGGAGGGCAACCTCGTGATCGGCTTGCCGCTCCCCATGTTCCTCAATTGGCACATGGAGCACTATCGGCCCCTCACGCTGCAGATCGCCCAGGAGATCGACCCCAACATCCGGCAGATCGTGTACAAGGTGGATGTGGGGCTGAAGGACAACCCGGAACGCTCCATCGATATCCTCCAGCTCTTCCCCGAGCAGAGGCGGCGCAAGCTCCCGGGCCGGCAAGAAGTGAAGCTGGCGGAGGGCATCGTGAGCAAGGTGCTCAATCCCCGCTACACGCTGGAGCATTTCGTGGTGGGGTCCAACAGCCGCCTCGCCCACGCGGCGTGCCAGGCGGTGGCCGCGCAACCGGGCGGCAAGTACAACCCGCTCTTCCTCTACGGCGGCGTGGGGCTGGGGAAGACGCACCTGCTGCAGGGCACGGGGAACGCCATCCTGCGCCAAATGCCCAAGGCGGCGGTGGTCTACACCACGTCCGAGGACTTCACCAACCAGGTGATCGAGGCCATCCAGCACCAGAAGATGGAAACGCTGCGCCGCCGCTACCGCCTGGTGGACGTCCTCATCATCGACGACGTGCAGTTCCTGGCCAACAAGGAGCGGACCATGGAGGAGTTCTTCCACACCTTCAACGCGCTCTACGAGGACCGCAAGCAGGTGATCATCTCCGCCGACCGCGCGCCGCAGGAACTCCAATTGGAGGACCGCCTCATCTCCCGCTTCGAGCGCGGCATGATCGCCGATATCTCCGTCCCAGATTACGAGACGCGCCTCGCCATTTTGGCGGAGAAGGCGGCCGAGTACGAAATCTTCCTGGACATGACCGTGCTCCAGTTCATCGCGGAACACGCCACGCGCAACGTCCGCGAACTGGAAGGCATCCTCATGCAGGCCGTGGCGCTCTACGAGCTGGAGCAGCGCATGCCCACGGTGCGGAGCATCGCGGAGATCATGCGGAAGCTGAACAAGGACCCCTACGCCGAGGAGGTGCCCGTGGGGTTCGAAACGCCGGAGAAGCGCAAGGCTACGTTCCAAGACCTTCTGGAGGCGGTGAGCCGTTACTACTCCGTGTCGGTGCAGGACATGATCGGCCAGTCCCGCGTGCGCGAGATTCTCATTCCGCGCCAGATCGCCATGTTTTTGGGCAAGAAGCATCTGCTCATGAGCTACGTTCGCCTGGGCGATATCTTCAGCAACCGCGACCACACCACCGTCATGAATGCCTGCGAGAAGATCGACCAAAAGCTGCAGAACGATCCCCAACTGTTGCGGGAGGTGCGTGCCATAGAACAGGAGGCGGGGTTGGTATGAAGATTGGATGGAGAGTGCCCCGATGAAGATCTTTCCACCTTTTCCCGGCGGAAAAGGTGGAGCCAAAACGCCGGCGCGCCGAACCCCCCTCCACCTGGCCCTGTGCCTCCTCGTCAGCCCCTCCAAGGTTTCGGGGCTGACTCGTCGGCTGCCATTTCGAAACAGGGCCTTCCCCTTCACCCCCCACGGCGCGCCACCCCCCTTCCGTGGCGGAGACAATGCTCTTCTGTTACCCTTTGTCCCATGTCCGATCAGAAAGCCCAACCGCCGGTCGATGACCTCTACAAGATCCGCCATAGCGTTGCGCATGTACTGGCTCAGGCCGTGCAGCGGCTGTTTCCCGAAACGCAGATTGCCATCGGGCCGCCGATCGACATGGGCGCATACTACGATTTCCTCTTCACAAAGCCCATAACGGAGGAAGACCTTCCCAAGATCGAGGCGGAGATGAAGAAGATCATCAAGGAAGGCCAGACCTTCCGGTGCGACACGCTCACGCCCGAGGAGGCCAAGAAGTTCTGGAGCTTGCGCGCGCAGCCGTTCAAGGTGGAGTTGATCGAGGATTTGGAGAAGGAAGGCGCAACGGAGGTGACGCATTTCGTGAACCTGAACAAGAAAGGGGAGGAAACGTTCGTGGACCTGTGCCGCGGAGGCCACGTGGCCAACCTCAAGGAAATCCCTCGGGACGCCTTCAAGGTCATGAGCCTTGCGGGCGCATACTGGCGCGGAGACGAGAAGCGCCAGCAGCTCACGCGCATCTACCTGGCGGTGTTCCCGTCCAAAGA
This region includes:
- the dnaA gene encoding chromosomal replication initiator protein DnaA; the protein is MPIAAPPAPASAVDPALRELWVAILKKFSSQLQRSQFITWFKDTAVLGYEEGNLVIGLPLPMFLNWHMEHYRPLTLQIAQEIDPNIRQIVYKVDVGLKDNPERSIDILQLFPEQRRRKLPGRQEVKLAEGIVSKVLNPRYTLEHFVVGSNSRLAHAACQAVAAQPGGKYNPLFLYGGVGLGKTHLLQGTGNAILRQMPKAAVVYTTSEDFTNQVIEAIQHQKMETLRRRYRLVDVLIIDDVQFLANKERTMEEFFHTFNALYEDRKQVIISADRAPQELQLEDRLISRFERGMIADISVPDYETRLAILAEKAAEYEIFLDMTVLQFIAEHATRNVRELEGILMQAVALYELEQRMPTVRSIAEIMRKLNKDPYAEEVPVGFETPEKRKATFQDLLEAVSRYYSVSVQDMIGQSRVREILIPRQIAMFLGKKHLLMSYVRLGDIFSNRDHTTVMNACEKIDQKLQNDPQLLREVRAIEQEAGLV
- a CDS encoding ComF family protein; this translates as MFQTLLDFLFPRRSLTGTEGEWITEEERAQLKADPVVLETEQLRRQGFLSLDRLVAAADYRKVPLVRKAVHTLKYRGTRAMVQELSAFLASVSDRFSLRQHPHITPVPLHWSRRFRRGFNQAELLARCVAEKLGLTFSDLLQRKRATGSQVGRSRGDRLGAMENAFRVRRGGPVPPSVILVDDICTTGATMDACAKALKEAGASFVEGWVVAKD
- a CDS encoding M50 family metallopeptidase; this translates as MTLFISAVAFLILLSVLVIIHELGHFFAAKEAGVVVEEFGFGLPPKAMHLFVWKGTKFTLNWIPFGGFVRLKGENLERESDRHVRGSFSAASIPARIVILTAGVAMNFLFAMLLFTIGFSVGRWIPTYLDYEGLQAAAARGEVHMVPAVLIDELVPEGTAQAAGVSVPSILTHVNGQPITSPGEVSAIQKGRREVTYTLLAGEALDQEQTITLPIGEDGITGVMLRPFPRELSAPIRSPLSAAYYSLREAHIMTVQTILGMKQLVVSLFSRGSVPEGVTGIVGIAELTHMSVQDGFMTYLRLVAILSLSLAVLNILPLPALDGGRLVFVLAELIRRRPANRKFEVTTNLVGFLVLIGLILIITYNDIIKLF